The following coding sequences are from one Haliaeetus albicilla unplaced genomic scaffold, bHalAlb1.1 scaffold_146, whole genome shotgun sequence window:
- the PORCN gene encoding protein-serine O-palmitoleoyltransferase porcupine encodes MAALPPREFAAQVLPGCVVPTARQGLAQVWPLLLLCLGARLLHRLPLPQGGKHAGAAAGGLLALHHFFGAQALWVALLSGLCALTLLLSRARAQRGLCLALAALSYLLMGELHMVDTVTWHKMRGAQMVVAMKAVSLGFDLDRGAEGGPGREPSPAQVLGYLCSPGSVIFGPWEPFGAYLRAVEGPPLSAAWARKGLRSLGLALLCLLVSTCLAPFLFSCLLPLYGARALRRSVFARWLHAYESALSFHFSNFFVAFLSEATATLAGSGASFHHDHLHWDLAVSRPLRVELPRSMADVVTNWNLPMSRWLHTYVFQTARRLGTFAAVLGTYAASALLHGLSFHLAAVLLSLGLITYVEHVLRKRLAAIFDACVLSKRCPPGCPHRHKDALWVRGLNGALGAVALFHLSYLGALFDMEADDTVEEQGYGMSYTIRKWSELNWASHWVTLGCWVLACLLR; translated from the exons ATGGCGGCCCTGCCGCCGCGGGAGTTCGCGGCGCAGGTATTGCCCGGTTGCGTGGTACCGACGGCTCGGCAGGGCCTGGCCCAGGTCTGGCCGTTgttgctgctctgcctgggggcCCGGCTGCTGCACCGGCTGC CGCTGCCGCAGGGGGGGAAGCACgcaggggcggcggcggggggcctGCTGGCCCTGCACCACTTCTTCGGGGCGCAGGCGCTGTGGGTGGCCCTGCTGAGCGGGCTCTGCGCCCTCACCCTTCTGCTGAGCCGGGCCCGGGCCCAGCGAGGGCTCTGCCTCGCCCTGGCCGCCCTCAGCTACCTCCTGATGGG GGAGCTGCACATGGTGGACACCGTCACCTGGCACAAGATGCGAG GGGCGCAGATGGTGGTGGCGATGAAGGCGGTGTCGCTGGGCTTCGACCTGGACCGGGGGGCcgagggggggccggggcgggaaCCCTCCCCCGCCCAGGTTTTGGGGTACCTCTGCTCCCCCGGCTCCGTCATCTTCGGGCCCTGGGAACCTTTCGGGGCGTACCTGCGGGCCGTCGAGGGGCCCCCCCTG agcgCGGCCTGGGCCCGCAAGGGGCTGCGCAGcctggggctggccctgctctgcctcctggTCTCCACCTGCCTGGcccccttcctcttctcctgcctCCTGCCGCTCTACGGCGCCCGCGCCCTGCGCCG GAGCGTGTTTGCTAG gtggCTCCACGCCTACGAGAGCGCCCTCTCCTTCCACTTCAGCAACTTCTTCGTGGCTTTCCTCTCCGAGGCCACCGCCACCCTGGCCGGATCCGGCGCCTCCTTCCACCACGACCACCTCCACTG GGACCTGGCGGTGTCGCGGCCGCTGCGGGTGGAACTGCCGCGTTCCATGGCCGACGTCGTCACCAACTGGAACCTGCCCATGTCCCGCTGGCTCCACACCT ACGTCTTTCAGACCGCCCGACGACTGGGGACCTTCGCCGCCGTGCTGGGCACCTACGCGGCCAGCGCTCTCCTCCAC ggtctCAGCTTCCACCTGGCCGCCGTCCTCCTCTCCCTCGGCCTCATCACCTACGTGGAGCACG tgctccGGAAGCGCCTGGCCGCCATCTTTGACGCCTGCGTCCTCTCCAAGCGCTGCCCCCCCGGCTGCCCCCACCGCCACAAGGAC GCGCTGTGGGTGCGGGGGCTGAACGGGGCGCTGGGGGCCGTCGCCCTCTTCCACCTCTCCTACCTGGGCGCCCTCTTCGACATGGAGGCCGACGACACCGTCGAGGAGCAG GGTTACGGGATGTCGTACACCATCCGCAAGTGGTCGGAGCTGAACTGGGCGAGCCACTGGGTGAcgctggggtgctgggtgctcgCCTGCCTCCTGCGCtga